Proteins found in one Sorghum bicolor cultivar BTx623 chromosome 1, Sorghum_bicolor_NCBIv3, whole genome shotgun sequence genomic segment:
- the LOC8083614 gene encoding probable ascorbate-specific transmembrane electron transporter 1 isoform X2, whose translation MPVKSSASFRMTALPMLLTAQLLAAAVLALTLVWVLHFRGGVSWKPTSKSLLVYTAHPLFMVIGFIICTGEAVMAYRIVLGPRAAKKAVHLLLHLVALAFAAVGLYAAVKFHHDNGLPDIRSLHSWLGIATIALYALQWLVAFVYFVFPGAVMTMRADYAPWHIFFGLAIFLMAVCTAETGLAKFVSGSIAYPSEVFLINFTGIAILMFGLVVILAVILPSRY comes from the exons ATGCCTGTGAAGAGCAGCGCCAGCTTCCGCATGACGGCGCTGCCTATGCTGCTGACGGCGCAGCTGCTGGCGGCTGCCGTGCTCGCGCTCACGCTCGTCTGGGTGCTGCACTTTCGTGGAGGCGTCTCATGGAAGCCCACATCCAAATCTCTCCTCGTCTATACG GCACACCCTCTGTTCATGGTGATTGGCTTTATCATCTGCACCGGAGAAG CGGTGATGGCGTACAGGATCGTGCTGGGCCCGAGGGCAGCCAAGAAGGCGGTGCACCTGCTGCTACACCTCGTAGCCCTCGCCTTCGCCGCCGTCGGCCTGTATGCCGCCGTCAAGTTTCACCATGACAACGGCCTCCCTGACATCCGCTCCCTGCATTCTTGGCTTGGGATTGCCACCATAGCGCTCTATGCTCTTCAG TGGCTGGTGGCATTCGTGTACTTTGTCTTCCCGGGGGCCGTGATGACGATGAGGGCGGACTACGCCCCATGGCACATCTTCTTCGGCCTCGCCATCTTCCTCATGGCCGTTTGCACTGCCGAGACCGGCCTGGCCAAGTTCGTCTCCGGCTCCATCGCTTACCCGAGCGAAGTGTTTCTCATCAACTTCACCGGGATCGCCATCCTCATGTTTGGCCTTGTTGTCATCTTGGCTGTCATCCTTCCGTCAAGGTACTAG
- the LOC8083613 gene encoding uncharacterized ATP-dependent helicase C29A10.10c isoform X2 produces MGSRGRMLFDLNELPTEAEEESAAVVPKESAAVVPQEAAVVASQEAAVVVSQPQKSLPVPTTYGPTLFQPGEGSQSQGILNNNAFKHASIGSGFQPFVRNNKDYNRKEPMKVEDNQNSSIASPSMVNNQITDSAAPKAETCNQVSQSVEREEGEWSDADGISENAGSSNKDEFTGTASTHLKKESQESEPHLIKSGDVTKDDTTAECSDAEMVDVSKDLVHGSTGSEDMQNSECKGNQAGDDLDPCNRSKDVKGVEANYALRFASNPAKRPKLNEHKEAMLGKKRARQTVFINVEDAKQAGTMKTSTPRRQSSFPAPIVTRTVKEASRGAGEKAAEKQNQQAFRDQRQPEMMGSERSNSADPSDQHTESNGDAELGTQGRSKKMNTEEPASDGYQQPVQRQASLKQSMDLKQTKSRPFSSQRTVLTGQNNADQKPASKRSTISKKQTFVNNVQYQDSSVERLIREVTNDKFWHNPEEAELECVPGSFESAEEYIRVFEPLLFEECRAQLYSSYEESLEAVGRDAHVAVRVKTVERRERGWYDVVVLPMHEYKWNFKEGDVAILSFPRPGSAAQSGRSSRRAMGSNEDAESECGRLVGTVRRHMPIDTREPIGAIIHFYLGDLFDSNSEANVLRKLQPRSTWYLTGLGSLATTQREYVALHAFRRLSGQMQNAILKPSPEHFPKYQEQPPAMPDCFTPNFADHLHRSFNGPQLSAIHWAATHTAAGTSNGVVKKQEPWPFTLVQGPPGTGKTHTVWGMLNVIHLVQYQHYYAALLKKLAPESYKQVSGSTSTSSETFAAGSIDELLQSMDQNLFRTLPKLCPKPRMLVCAPSNAATDELLARVLDRGFIDGEMKVYRPDVARVGVDSQSRAAQAVSVERRTDQLLMKGRDEVIGWLHQLKGREQQLSQEIAYFQRELNMVAAAGRSQGSVGVDPDVLAQRDRNRDILLQKLAASVESRDKVLVEMSRLLILESRFRPGSNFNMEDARASLEASFANEAEIVFTTVSSSGRKLFSRLTHGFDMVVIDEAAQASEVGVLPPLALGAARCVLVGDPQQLPATVISKAAGTLLYSRSLFERFQQAGCPTILLSVQYRMHPQIREFPSKYFYQGRLTDSESVVQLPDEAYYRDALMAPYIFYDMSHGRESHRGGSSSYQNIHEAQFALRLYEHLQKFLKANGAKKVSVGIITPYKLQLKCLQREFKDVMNTEEGKDIYINTVDAFQGQERDVIIMSCVRASNHGVGFVADIRRMNVALTRARRALWVVGNANALMQSEDWASLIADAKARKCFMDLDSIPKDFLPMKVPSNTPGRNSSNNIRNMRTGGGPRPRHLDMFSEPRAGMNMRPDEDERLNSVPRNGSYRNLDDFGRPGDRPRDNLQFGVPRRPNSSNGRREV; encoded by the exons ATGGGTTCTCGAGGAAGGATGTTATTTGACCTTAATGAACTCCCAACAGAAGCTGAAGAAGAATCTGCTGCTGTCGTACCAAAAGAATCTGCTGCTGTCGTACCACAAGAAGCCGCTGTTGTCGCGTCACAAGAAGCTGCTGTTGTCGTGTCACAACCTCAGAAATCCCTTCCTGTTCCGACGACGTATGGCCCAACATTGTTTCAGCCAGGGGAAGGATCACAGTCGCAGGGGATATTGAACAATAATGCCTTTAAGCATGCATCCATTGGTTCCGGCTTTCAGCCTTTTGTGAGGAACAACAAAGACTACAATAGAAAGGAGCCGATGAAGGTGGAAGATAATCAGAACTCTAGTATAGCATCACCGTCCATGGTGAACAATCAAATCACTGATAGTGCTGCTCCAAAGGCTGAGACTTGCAATCAGGTGTCACAATCCGTTgaaagagaagaaggagaatGGTCTGATGCAGATGGCATTTCTGAAAATGCAGGGAGTAGCAACAAAGATGAGTTCACTGGTACTGCAAGCACTCATTTGAAGAAAGAAtcccaagagagtgagccccatcTTATTAAATCTGGTGATGTGACTAAAGATGATACGACTGCTGAATGTAGTGATGCTGAAATGGTTGATGTATCTAAAGATCTGGTTCATGGTTCCACAGGATCAGAGGACATGCAAAACTCTGAATGTAAAGGAAATCAGGCTGGTGATGATCTAGATCCTTGCAACAGGTCAAAGGATGTTAAAGGAGTGGAAGCCAATTATGCTTTGAGGTTTGCGAGCAACCCCGCAAAGAGACCCAAGTTAAATGAACACAAAGAGGCCATGCTAGGCAAAAAACGAGCTAGGCAAACTGTCTTCATCAATGTGGAGGATGCGAAACAAGCTGGAACAATGAAGACATCAACACCCAGGAGGCAGTCATCCTTTCCAGCACCGATTGTTACACGTACTGTGAAGGAAGCTTCTCGGGGTGCTGGTGAAAAGGCTGCAGAAAAACAAAATCAGCAAGCATTCAGGGATCAGAGACAACCTGAAATGATGGGATCAGAACGAAGCAATTCTGCAGATCCTAGTGACCAACACACTGAATCCAATGGTGATGCTGAGTTGGGTACCCAGGGCCGGTCAAAGAAAATGAATACAGAAGAGCCAGCCTCAGATGGTTATCAGCAGCCTGTGCAAAGACAAGCTTCATTGAAGCAATCCATGGACTTGAAGCAAACAAAGAGTCGACCATTCTCTTCCCAAAGAACAGTTCTAACAGGACAAAACAATGCTGATCAGAAGCCAGCCAGCAAAAGGTCTACTATttccaaaaagcaaacttttgtAAACAATGTACAGTATCAGGACTCATCTGTTGAGCGACTTATAAGGGAGGTGACAAATGACAAGTTCTGGCACAATCCAG AGGAGGCTGAACTTGAGTGTGTTCCTGGAAGCTTTGAATCTGCTGAGGAGTACATTAGAGTTTTTGAGCCTTTGCTTTTTGAGGAATGCAGAGCTCAGCTTTATAGTTCATACGAAGAGAGTCTTGAGGCTGTGGGAAGAGATGCACATGTAGCGGTGCGAGTAAAAACTGTGGAAAGACGTGAAAGAG GATGGTATGATGTTGTTGTTCTACCGATGCATGAATATAAATGGAATTTCAAAGAAGGTGATGTCGCTATTCTGTCATTTCCACGGCCTGGTTCAG CCGCTCAATCAGGCCGATCTAGTAGGAGGGCTATGGGTTCAAATGAGGATGCTGAATCAGAATGTGGACGGCTTGTCGGTACTGTTAGGCGTCATATGCCTATTGATACACGTGAACCTATTGGAGCTATTATCCATTTTTATCTTGGTGATTTATTTGATTCTAACAG TGAGGCTAATGTTCTGAGGAAACTCCAACCTCGGAGTACATGGTATCTAACAGGACTCGGTTCTCTTGCAACAACGCAAAGAGAATATGTTGCTTTGCACGCGTTCCGCCGTCTTAGTGGGCAG ATGCAAAATGCAATACTTAAACCAAGTCCAGAGCATTTCCCAAAGTATCAAGAGCAACCACCTGCCATGCCAGACTGTTTCACCCCAAATTTTGCTGATCATCTACATCGTAGTTTCAATGGTCCTCAATTGTCGGCAATTCATTGGGCTGCAACACATACAGCTGCTGGCACAAGCAATGGTGTTGTAAAGAAACAAGAACCATGGCCTTTTACGCTGGTACAAGGTCCTCCGGGGACAGGGAAAACTCATACTGTGTGGGGGATGCTAAATGTTATCCATCTTGTTCAGTATCAACATTACTATGCTGCTTTGCTCAAGAAACTTGCTCCTGAAAGTTACAAGCAAGTAAGTGGTAGTACTAGTACCAGTTCGGAGACTTTTGCGGCAGGGTCAATTGATGAACTATTGCAGAGCATGGATCAGAATCTATTTCGCACTCTTCCCAAGCTTTGCCCTAAGCCTCGGATGCTTGTATGTGCCCCATCAAATGCTGCAACAGATGAGCTTCTTGCTCGTGTTCTTGACCGTGGTTTTATAGATGGTGAAATGAAGGTATACCGCCCTGATGTTGCTCGTGTTGGAGTTGATTCACAGTCTCGTGCTGCACAAGCCGTTTCAGTTGAAAGAAGGACAGATCAGCTTTTAATGAAGGGCCGTGATGAAGTAATTGGGTGGCTACATCAGCTGAAAGGCCGTGAGCAGCAGCTATCACAGGAGATTGCCTATTTTCAAAGGGAACTCAATATGGTTGCAGCGGCTGGTAGATCCCAGGGTTCAGTAGGGGTAGATCCTGATGTTCTTGCTCAAAGGGATCGTAACCGTGATATTCTGCTACAGAAACTTGCTGCATCAGTTGAAAGCAGGGATAAAGTATTGGTGGAGATGTCACGGCTGCTGATATTAGAAAGCAGGTTCCGTCCTGGCAGTAACTTCAATATGGAAGATGCTAGGGCAAGTCTTGAAGCCAGTTTTGCCAATGAAGCTGAGATTGTTTTTACAACTGTGTCAAGTAGTGGGCGTAAGTTATTTTCTCGCCTGACTCATGGCTTTGATATGGTTGTCATTGATGAGGCTGCTCAGGCTAGTGAAGTAGGAGTCCTCCCTCCACTGGCTCTTGGTGCAGCTAGATGTGTCCTGGTTGGTGATCCACAGCAGCTCCCTGCTACTGTTATTAGCAAAGCAGCTGGAACTTTGCTTTACAGTAGGAGTCTTTTCGAGAGGTTTCAGCAGGCTGGTTGTCCTACCATTTTGTTGTCAGTGCAATACAGGATGCATCCCCAGATCCGAGAATTTCCATCGAAATACTTCTATCAAGGTCGCCTTACAGATAGTGAGAGTGTTGTTCAATTACCTGATGAAGCATATTACAGAGATGCACTTATGGCACCTTATATCTTTTATGACATGTCACATGGCCGTGAGTCTCATAGGGGTGGGTCATCTTCATATCAGAATATTCATGAAGCGCAGTTTGCATTGCGTTTGTATGAGCACCTTCAGAAGTTCCTGAAAGCAAATGGTGCCAAGAAGGTTTCTGTTGGTATAATCACACCATATAAGTTGCAGTTGAAATGCCTTCAGCGGGAATTTAAGGATGTTATGAATACTGAGGAAGGGAAGGATATCTACATAAATACAGTTGATGCTTTTCAAGGCCAGGAGCGTGACGTCATTATTATGTCATGTGTCCGTGCTTCAAACCATGGTGTGGGTTTTGTTGCTGATATACGCCGTATGAATGTAGCTCTAACTCGAGCTAGGAGAGCTCTATGG GTTGTTGGTAATGCTAATGCTCTCATGCAGTCTGAGGACTGGGCATCACTAATAGCGGATGCGAAGGCCAGGAAATGTTTTATGGACCTGGATAGCATTCCCAAGGATTTCCTACCCATGAAGGTTCCATCTAATACTCCAGGTAGGAATTCTTCCAACAACATCCGGAACATGAGAACTGGTGGTGGACCTAGACCAAGACACTTGGACATGTTCTCAGAACCGAGAGCTGGTATGAACATgaggcctgatgaagatgaGCGTCTGAATTCTGTTCCAAGAAATGGTAGTTACAGGAATTTGGATGATTTTGGCCGACCTGGTGATCGCCCCAGGGATAATCTGCAGTTTGGAGTTCCCAGGAGGCCAAATTCTTCTAATGGTAGGAGAGAAGTTTAA
- the LOC110432059 gene encoding uncharacterized protein LOC110432059, whose translation MKILAWNCRGLASHRAVRALLEVQRRENPDVLFLSETHLSKAKVENLKRKVGCEKFAIHESDGRSGGLLMLWKKEVVVRPVNISQYYIDVVMEEEEEWRLTGIYGDPYHKEQTWEAMRELKDSMSTLPWLMMGDFNEILLHHEKEGGRARSQSQLQDFQDALDDCGLSDMGYTGDIFTWQRGKIRERLDRGVINDQWREMFPNVELVNGEYLKFDHRPLSVRTENLQGHYQVNCTKRFEAKWLKEETVQEVVQTA comes from the coding sequence ATGAAAATCTTGGCTTGGAACTGCCGGGGGCTTGCTAGCCACCGGGCAGTTCGAGCGCTTCTGGAGGTCCAGAGGCGGGAGAATCCAGATGTTCTTTTTCTGTCTGAGACACATCTGAGTAAAGCAAAGGTAGAAAACCTGAAACGAAAAGTGGGATGTGAGAAGTTTGCCATCCATGAGAGCGATGGCCGTAGTGGTGGTTTGTTGATGCTCTGGAAGAAGGAGGTGGTGGTTAGACCGGTAAATATATCCCAGTACTATATTGACGTAGTaatggaagaagaggaggagtgGCGTCTTACTGGGATTTATGGAGACCCCTACCATAAGGAACAGACCTGGGAGGCGATGAGAGAACTTAAAGATAGCATGAGTACGTTGCCATGGCTGATGATGGGTGATTTCAATGAAATTTTGCTTCACCATGAAAAGGAAGGAGGCAGAGCAAGATCACAAAGTCAACTACAAGACTTTCAAGATGCTCTTGATGATTGTGGTCTATCTGATATGGGGTATACAGGGGACATATTCACCTGGCAGAGGGGGAAGATTAGGGAGCGACTTGATCGTGGTGTAATTAATGACCAATGGAGAGAGATGTTTCCCAATGTTGAGCTTGTGAATGGAgagtatctcaagtttgatcacCGGCCTTTAAGTGTGAGGACTGAGAATTTGCAGGGGCACTATCAGGTTAATTGTACAAAACGTTTTGAAGCCAAATGGTTGAAGGAAGAGACGGTGCAGGAGGTGGTGCAGACGGCCTAG
- the LOC8083614 gene encoding probable ascorbate-specific transmembrane electron transporter 1 isoform X1: MPVKSSASFRMTALPMLLTAQLLAAAVLALTLVWVLHFRGGVSWKPTSKSLLVYTAHPLFMVIGFIICTGEAVMAYRIVLGPRAAKKAVHLLLHLVALAFAAVGLYAAVKFHHDNGLPDIRSLHSWLGIATIALYALQWLVAFVYFVFPGAVMTMRADYAPWHIFFGLAIFLMAVCTAETGLAKFVSGSIAYPSEVFLINFTGIAILMFGLVVILAVILPSRPLCNGDPSSCPAQIDQFFTL, translated from the exons ATGCCTGTGAAGAGCAGCGCCAGCTTCCGCATGACGGCGCTGCCTATGCTGCTGACGGCGCAGCTGCTGGCGGCTGCCGTGCTCGCGCTCACGCTCGTCTGGGTGCTGCACTTTCGTGGAGGCGTCTCATGGAAGCCCACATCCAAATCTCTCCTCGTCTATACG GCACACCCTCTGTTCATGGTGATTGGCTTTATCATCTGCACCGGAGAAG CGGTGATGGCGTACAGGATCGTGCTGGGCCCGAGGGCAGCCAAGAAGGCGGTGCACCTGCTGCTACACCTCGTAGCCCTCGCCTTCGCCGCCGTCGGCCTGTATGCCGCCGTCAAGTTTCACCATGACAACGGCCTCCCTGACATCCGCTCCCTGCATTCTTGGCTTGGGATTGCCACCATAGCGCTCTATGCTCTTCAG TGGCTGGTGGCATTCGTGTACTTTGTCTTCCCGGGGGCCGTGATGACGATGAGGGCGGACTACGCCCCATGGCACATCTTCTTCGGCCTCGCCATCTTCCTCATGGCCGTTTGCACTGCCGAGACCGGCCTGGCCAAGTTCGTCTCCGGCTCCATCGCTTACCCGAGCGAAGTGTTTCTCATCAACTTCACCGGGATCGCCATCCTCATGTTTGGCCTTGTTGTCATCTTGGCTGTCATCCTTCCGTCAAG GCCCCTATGCAACGGGGATCCTTCTTCATGTCCTGCACAAATTGATCAATTTTTTACTTTGTGA
- the LOC8083613 gene encoding uncharacterized ATP-dependent helicase C29A10.10c isoform X1, translating into MGSRGRMLFDLNELPTEAEEESAAVVPKESAAVVPQEAAVVASQEAAVVVSQPQKSLPVPTTYGPTLFQPGEGSQSQGILNNNAFKHASIGSGFQPFVRNNKDYNRKEPMKVEDNQNSSIASPSMVNNQITDSAAPKAETCNQVSQSVEREEGEWSDADGISENAGSSNKDEFTGTASTHLKKESQESEPHLIKSGDVTKDDTTAECSDAEMVDVSKDLVHGSTGSEDMQNSECKGNQAGDDLDPCNRSKDVKGVEANYALRFASNPAKRPKLNEHKEAMLGKKRARQTVFINVEDAKQAGTMKTSTPRRQSSFPAPIVTRTVKEASRGAGEKAAEKQNQQAFRDQRQPEMMGSERSNSADPSDQHTESNGDAELGTQGRSKKMNTEEPASDGYQQPVQRQASLKQSMDLKQTKSRPFSSQRTVLTGQNNADQKPASKRSTISKKQTFVNNVQYQDSSVERLIREVTNDKFWHNPEEAELECVPGSFESAEEYIRVFEPLLFEECRAQLYSSYEESLEAVGRDAHVAVRVKTVERRERGWYDVVVLPMHEYKWNFKEGDVAILSFPRPGSAAQSGRSSRRAMGSNEDAESECGRLVGTVRRHMPIDTREPIGAIIHFYLGDLFDSNSSEANVLRKLQPRSTWYLTGLGSLATTQREYVALHAFRRLSGQMQNAILKPSPEHFPKYQEQPPAMPDCFTPNFADHLHRSFNGPQLSAIHWAATHTAAGTSNGVVKKQEPWPFTLVQGPPGTGKTHTVWGMLNVIHLVQYQHYYAALLKKLAPESYKQVSGSTSTSSETFAAGSIDELLQSMDQNLFRTLPKLCPKPRMLVCAPSNAATDELLARVLDRGFIDGEMKVYRPDVARVGVDSQSRAAQAVSVERRTDQLLMKGRDEVIGWLHQLKGREQQLSQEIAYFQRELNMVAAAGRSQGSVGVDPDVLAQRDRNRDILLQKLAASVESRDKVLVEMSRLLILESRFRPGSNFNMEDARASLEASFANEAEIVFTTVSSSGRKLFSRLTHGFDMVVIDEAAQASEVGVLPPLALGAARCVLVGDPQQLPATVISKAAGTLLYSRSLFERFQQAGCPTILLSVQYRMHPQIREFPSKYFYQGRLTDSESVVQLPDEAYYRDALMAPYIFYDMSHGRESHRGGSSSYQNIHEAQFALRLYEHLQKFLKANGAKKVSVGIITPYKLQLKCLQREFKDVMNTEEGKDIYINTVDAFQGQERDVIIMSCVRASNHGVGFVADIRRMNVALTRARRALWVVGNANALMQSEDWASLIADAKARKCFMDLDSIPKDFLPMKVPSNTPGRNSSNNIRNMRTGGGPRPRHLDMFSEPRAGMNMRPDEDERLNSVPRNGSYRNLDDFGRPGDRPRDNLQFGVPRRPNSSNGRREV; encoded by the exons ATGGGTTCTCGAGGAAGGATGTTATTTGACCTTAATGAACTCCCAACAGAAGCTGAAGAAGAATCTGCTGCTGTCGTACCAAAAGAATCTGCTGCTGTCGTACCACAAGAAGCCGCTGTTGTCGCGTCACAAGAAGCTGCTGTTGTCGTGTCACAACCTCAGAAATCCCTTCCTGTTCCGACGACGTATGGCCCAACATTGTTTCAGCCAGGGGAAGGATCACAGTCGCAGGGGATATTGAACAATAATGCCTTTAAGCATGCATCCATTGGTTCCGGCTTTCAGCCTTTTGTGAGGAACAACAAAGACTACAATAGAAAGGAGCCGATGAAGGTGGAAGATAATCAGAACTCTAGTATAGCATCACCGTCCATGGTGAACAATCAAATCACTGATAGTGCTGCTCCAAAGGCTGAGACTTGCAATCAGGTGTCACAATCCGTTgaaagagaagaaggagaatGGTCTGATGCAGATGGCATTTCTGAAAATGCAGGGAGTAGCAACAAAGATGAGTTCACTGGTACTGCAAGCACTCATTTGAAGAAAGAAtcccaagagagtgagccccatcTTATTAAATCTGGTGATGTGACTAAAGATGATACGACTGCTGAATGTAGTGATGCTGAAATGGTTGATGTATCTAAAGATCTGGTTCATGGTTCCACAGGATCAGAGGACATGCAAAACTCTGAATGTAAAGGAAATCAGGCTGGTGATGATCTAGATCCTTGCAACAGGTCAAAGGATGTTAAAGGAGTGGAAGCCAATTATGCTTTGAGGTTTGCGAGCAACCCCGCAAAGAGACCCAAGTTAAATGAACACAAAGAGGCCATGCTAGGCAAAAAACGAGCTAGGCAAACTGTCTTCATCAATGTGGAGGATGCGAAACAAGCTGGAACAATGAAGACATCAACACCCAGGAGGCAGTCATCCTTTCCAGCACCGATTGTTACACGTACTGTGAAGGAAGCTTCTCGGGGTGCTGGTGAAAAGGCTGCAGAAAAACAAAATCAGCAAGCATTCAGGGATCAGAGACAACCTGAAATGATGGGATCAGAACGAAGCAATTCTGCAGATCCTAGTGACCAACACACTGAATCCAATGGTGATGCTGAGTTGGGTACCCAGGGCCGGTCAAAGAAAATGAATACAGAAGAGCCAGCCTCAGATGGTTATCAGCAGCCTGTGCAAAGACAAGCTTCATTGAAGCAATCCATGGACTTGAAGCAAACAAAGAGTCGACCATTCTCTTCCCAAAGAACAGTTCTAACAGGACAAAACAATGCTGATCAGAAGCCAGCCAGCAAAAGGTCTACTATttccaaaaagcaaacttttgtAAACAATGTACAGTATCAGGACTCATCTGTTGAGCGACTTATAAGGGAGGTGACAAATGACAAGTTCTGGCACAATCCAG AGGAGGCTGAACTTGAGTGTGTTCCTGGAAGCTTTGAATCTGCTGAGGAGTACATTAGAGTTTTTGAGCCTTTGCTTTTTGAGGAATGCAGAGCTCAGCTTTATAGTTCATACGAAGAGAGTCTTGAGGCTGTGGGAAGAGATGCACATGTAGCGGTGCGAGTAAAAACTGTGGAAAGACGTGAAAGAG GATGGTATGATGTTGTTGTTCTACCGATGCATGAATATAAATGGAATTTCAAAGAAGGTGATGTCGCTATTCTGTCATTTCCACGGCCTGGTTCAG CCGCTCAATCAGGCCGATCTAGTAGGAGGGCTATGGGTTCAAATGAGGATGCTGAATCAGAATGTGGACGGCTTGTCGGTACTGTTAGGCGTCATATGCCTATTGATACACGTGAACCTATTGGAGCTATTATCCATTTTTATCTTGGTGATTTATTTGATTCTAACAG CAGTGAGGCTAATGTTCTGAGGAAACTCCAACCTCGGAGTACATGGTATCTAACAGGACTCGGTTCTCTTGCAACAACGCAAAGAGAATATGTTGCTTTGCACGCGTTCCGCCGTCTTAGTGGGCAG ATGCAAAATGCAATACTTAAACCAAGTCCAGAGCATTTCCCAAAGTATCAAGAGCAACCACCTGCCATGCCAGACTGTTTCACCCCAAATTTTGCTGATCATCTACATCGTAGTTTCAATGGTCCTCAATTGTCGGCAATTCATTGGGCTGCAACACATACAGCTGCTGGCACAAGCAATGGTGTTGTAAAGAAACAAGAACCATGGCCTTTTACGCTGGTACAAGGTCCTCCGGGGACAGGGAAAACTCATACTGTGTGGGGGATGCTAAATGTTATCCATCTTGTTCAGTATCAACATTACTATGCTGCTTTGCTCAAGAAACTTGCTCCTGAAAGTTACAAGCAAGTAAGTGGTAGTACTAGTACCAGTTCGGAGACTTTTGCGGCAGGGTCAATTGATGAACTATTGCAGAGCATGGATCAGAATCTATTTCGCACTCTTCCCAAGCTTTGCCCTAAGCCTCGGATGCTTGTATGTGCCCCATCAAATGCTGCAACAGATGAGCTTCTTGCTCGTGTTCTTGACCGTGGTTTTATAGATGGTGAAATGAAGGTATACCGCCCTGATGTTGCTCGTGTTGGAGTTGATTCACAGTCTCGTGCTGCACAAGCCGTTTCAGTTGAAAGAAGGACAGATCAGCTTTTAATGAAGGGCCGTGATGAAGTAATTGGGTGGCTACATCAGCTGAAAGGCCGTGAGCAGCAGCTATCACAGGAGATTGCCTATTTTCAAAGGGAACTCAATATGGTTGCAGCGGCTGGTAGATCCCAGGGTTCAGTAGGGGTAGATCCTGATGTTCTTGCTCAAAGGGATCGTAACCGTGATATTCTGCTACAGAAACTTGCTGCATCAGTTGAAAGCAGGGATAAAGTATTGGTGGAGATGTCACGGCTGCTGATATTAGAAAGCAGGTTCCGTCCTGGCAGTAACTTCAATATGGAAGATGCTAGGGCAAGTCTTGAAGCCAGTTTTGCCAATGAAGCTGAGATTGTTTTTACAACTGTGTCAAGTAGTGGGCGTAAGTTATTTTCTCGCCTGACTCATGGCTTTGATATGGTTGTCATTGATGAGGCTGCTCAGGCTAGTGAAGTAGGAGTCCTCCCTCCACTGGCTCTTGGTGCAGCTAGATGTGTCCTGGTTGGTGATCCACAGCAGCTCCCTGCTACTGTTATTAGCAAAGCAGCTGGAACTTTGCTTTACAGTAGGAGTCTTTTCGAGAGGTTTCAGCAGGCTGGTTGTCCTACCATTTTGTTGTCAGTGCAATACAGGATGCATCCCCAGATCCGAGAATTTCCATCGAAATACTTCTATCAAGGTCGCCTTACAGATAGTGAGAGTGTTGTTCAATTACCTGATGAAGCATATTACAGAGATGCACTTATGGCACCTTATATCTTTTATGACATGTCACATGGCCGTGAGTCTCATAGGGGTGGGTCATCTTCATATCAGAATATTCATGAAGCGCAGTTTGCATTGCGTTTGTATGAGCACCTTCAGAAGTTCCTGAAAGCAAATGGTGCCAAGAAGGTTTCTGTTGGTATAATCACACCATATAAGTTGCAGTTGAAATGCCTTCAGCGGGAATTTAAGGATGTTATGAATACTGAGGAAGGGAAGGATATCTACATAAATACAGTTGATGCTTTTCAAGGCCAGGAGCGTGACGTCATTATTATGTCATGTGTCCGTGCTTCAAACCATGGTGTGGGTTTTGTTGCTGATATACGCCGTATGAATGTAGCTCTAACTCGAGCTAGGAGAGCTCTATGG GTTGTTGGTAATGCTAATGCTCTCATGCAGTCTGAGGACTGGGCATCACTAATAGCGGATGCGAAGGCCAGGAAATGTTTTATGGACCTGGATAGCATTCCCAAGGATTTCCTACCCATGAAGGTTCCATCTAATACTCCAGGTAGGAATTCTTCCAACAACATCCGGAACATGAGAACTGGTGGTGGACCTAGACCAAGACACTTGGACATGTTCTCAGAACCGAGAGCTGGTATGAACATgaggcctgatgaagatgaGCGTCTGAATTCTGTTCCAAGAAATGGTAGTTACAGGAATTTGGATGATTTTGGCCGACCTGGTGATCGCCCCAGGGATAATCTGCAGTTTGGAGTTCCCAGGAGGCCAAATTCTTCTAATGGTAGGAGAGAAGTTTAA